TTAGCCACTACCTCAGCGATCTCCCACTCATACATCAAGTTACTGCTCTCTTCATTACCCTCAATCCAAACGAAGTAAACCCCCGAGTCTTTAAGTCTTTCAACGTCGTCATTAGTAATCACGTGGCCCTTAGGCAGTAATAAAGCTGCTCCATCCCTACCGACATATGTCGTGTCATAACCAAGAATCTGCCCAACAGCATCCTCAACCCTAACAAGCCTCACAGTACGTATTGATTAATGCGCCTTTATAATTAAATCCTCATTAAACCAGTTATAAGCAAGATATTTAACAGGCTTACCCATAATTTAAGTAGTATGGACAAAACCAAAGTTGGGCTGATCGGCTTAGGTATTATGGGTAGTGCTATGGCGATGAATATTCATAAGGCCGGATTTCCATTGATCGTTTATAATAGGACGAGGTCGAAGACGGAACCCTTTGCTAAATTGGGAATACCTGTTGCGAATTCGCCTAGGGAGGTTGCTGAGAAATCTGATGTTGTTATTGAAATGGTTACTGATGCGCCTGATGTTGAGGAGGTGCTGTTTGGTAAGGATGGTGTTGTCCATGGGGCTCATCCTGGGTTGGTAGTGATTGACATGAGTACGAACTCCCCTGACTACGCTAAGTACTTCGCGGGGAAATTGGCTGAATATGGGATTGAATTTCTGGACGCACCGGTGACTGGTGGTGATGTTGGGGCTAGGCAGGGCACATTGACTATAATGGTTGGTGGTAAGCGGGAGGTCTTTGAGAGGGTTAAGCCTGTATTTGAGGCTATGGGTAAGACAATAATTTATGCTGGGGATGTTGGTAATGGGCAGATGCTTAAGCTCCTTAATCAAATAGTTGTTGGTATTGACATGCTTGCCGTGGCGGAGGCCATGGCTTTGGCTAAGAAGGCTGGTATAGACATGGAGAAGTTATTCACGGTACTATCCACGGGTGCTGCGAACTCCTTCACGGTTCAGTACTACATGCCTAAGATGATGAAGGGGGATTTCGAACCTGGCTTTAGGGCTGCGCATCTTAAGAAGGATTTGAAGTACGCAATTGAGACTACCAATAAACTAAATGTTCCATTACCTGGCACTGCATTAACACTACAG
This is a stretch of genomic DNA from Vulcanisaeta moutnovskia 768-28. It encodes these proteins:
- a CDS encoding NAD(P)-dependent oxidoreductase gives rise to the protein MDKTKVGLIGLGIMGSAMAMNIHKAGFPLIVYNRTRSKTEPFAKLGIPVANSPREVAEKSDVVIEMVTDAPDVEEVLFGKDGVVHGAHPGLVVIDMSTNSPDYAKYFAGKLAEYGIEFLDAPVTGGDVGARQGTLTIMVGGKREVFERVKPVFEAMGKTIIYAGDVGNGQMLKLLNQIVVGIDMLAVAEAMALAKKAGIDMEKLFTVLSTGAANSFTVQYYMPKMMKGDFEPGFRAAHLKKDLKYAIETTNKLNVPLPGTALTLQLYNALVAKGLGEKGTQALLKLYYELAGINDG